The genomic region CCATCATTAGCGGTGATGAATGGAAAGCCTATCAACTCCAAAACCTGGATAATCAATTCTAAGTTGTCCGCACCATCTTCAACTGCCAGAATTAATCCCCGTTGAGAATTGTCAACACGACTCACCACGCCGAATGAAGCCTCCTAACATTTATAGCTGCTAAGTGTAGATATAGCTCCTAAGCTCTATCTTAAGTGATACGTCTTATGGCATACACTCTATGATACTTAAAAAACTGTTACATTGTCCTCTCCGTAGCAGATAAATTCTCACTGTGGTGCATATGGGAGTCTCAACAACCAGCCTTAATGTGGGACAACTCACAGGCGACCGTCTCTAGGGTCAACATCCTGCGGAAACACAAACAAATTTAACGACTTAGCTCTACGGGCAAGAAGAATAGCATCACCCAAGCGGTAGCGTGTAATTAGCATCCACCTACCGTAGTATCCGTAAACATCGACTGGAGTTGTTATATTCTCCTTAGTAGGGAGCGGCGTTTGCCAACGTGAATTTATCACAGCAAAAGGCATTGATAATTCCTCCTGCTGAAGGTTTAGCTAATACTGAGATTCCACACCTCTATCGTGAGAACTGTCCACACTTGTGAGTATTAATACTCTTGACACGACCTGGTAATGCTGATTATCTATGATTAGATGATATTCAATAATGGCGCGGACAAGTACATCCCGTACCCAACCGAACGAGAGGCGAAGCCGAGAGAGAGGGCGGGAGTCATACAATACTCAAGTCGAGACCTGGGACATTTCTCAGTCTAAGAATTGTCCCTAGCTATGCGTCTAGCACACCGCGCTACTTCAAACGTAGCAAGGTGGGCGCAGCACAAAATTTGTTAGTGTCAATGCAATATAGGAGTCCCAGCAGCGCATCCCCCCGTTACGCCACGAAAGCTGCGGGGACGAACAGCATGATGTTTAGATTATCAAGGTTGTAGGTAATGATAATGCAAGGGTAATCGTGGTAATGCAGGCACAGCAGGGATTATCACTGGTTGCGCAAATGCGTAACTACAAGCGGCAACAGGCTGAGAGAGTGGCAGCGCGGCAGCAGCTACAACAGCAGCAAGTGGCTAGAGAATTCGGCGAATCAACTCGAATGGCAGAGTTTACCAAGATGCTGAAGGGTATGCCCAAAGAACAGTTTCTCGATATCATGAAGCATTTCGGCTTAATCCCTGGAGGCGCTAGTGATGTCCAAGAATAAAGGAGGGAGCGCTGGAGATGCCAGCATAACTCGCAGCCGTGTCAAGCCGATGGGTAGGACTGACACCATACAGTGGGAAGACATTCCAGAATCTCAGCAGCATTTATATCTACAGGTTGGCAAACGCTTGTATAACAAAGCGGGATTATCGCCGCAGCAGCTAGCCAAGTTCGATACCCAATTCACCACTGCTGAAGGTTATCAGGCTTGTGAGATTAAGCGCCAGACATTCGGCGGTAACGTTCGTATCGTTAGTGATAGAGTCTTGCCAACAGAGGCTAGCATAAAAAATTTAGAAGGAGATAGATAATGCCTAAAATCAAGCCCCTATCAGAGCGCGCCATGATGCAACCGCCACCACCTGAGCCTGTACCATTCTCGAAATTAGAGGATTTTGCAGAGAGTAAGACAATCAGCCAACGCTATTGCTTGCCTGAGTCAGTGTTTAAGGAAGTTGCCAAACAAAAAGATATCGACATATTCCTCTCTCAAGCCATCCTCGATTTGATAAACGATGCTCGCGACGTGGTGCGCACGGAAGAGCCGAAGAGCAAAGAGTCCTGGTACAAGATGACCAAGAAAGTACCGCTCAAGAAATGCCTGACTATGAATCTCAAGCAGGTTGGTGGTCGCGTAGAGCATTACGTTACCACTGAAACGACTGTCATCCGCAAGTACATCCCTATCAAGCGAATGCTGAATGTGGTAGAGGGAATGATAGCTGGGACTGTGACCAAGCAGTGCAGCACCTTCATGCTCCCAACACGGTTATGGAACGAGCTTTTCAGATTATGTGAATATTTCCAACTCACTGTAGATGACGGCATTCATCAGGCAGTGGATAGGGCATTCGACAAGATTTATATCGCTCCCACCAACACTAATGCTGACAGGCTCAAGCGATTCACCGAGCGTGAGGAGCGGTTGCAGGAGCAGACGGTTAAATCTATTAGCAAGCGCATCGCCAAGAATCACCCACAGGAGCCAGCATGAGCCAGGAGCAATCGATAACACAGTCTATGCAGACAGCCGCTAGTGCGGCGGAAAAATATGGAATTGAATTGGGTACAGAGCTTACTGCCGAGCTTACCAATCCCACCACCTACACATACGAGCAGCAGGTCAAAGACGCTACACCCTCCAGCTTCTACGAGCAAGAGATGTGGATGAACATCCAGCCACGGCGGAATGAGGCTAAGCCTGTAGATATGCGCTCCCAGCAAGAAGTCGTTTCTGAAAATTATCTAGTCGAGAAGCATAAAGCAGAGCAGCCGCAGGAGCAAGCGGAACAAGTACAGGGGCAGAATGCGCGGCTGATTGCAGCTCATCTCGAATACGGCTGGGAGAATCCATCGTTTCAGCAGTATCTAGATAGCGATGACGATGCCTACGAGCAAGTGCAACTCTCACCCCAACAACTCCAATTGGCTTCTGAGATGTGGGGCTTGGATGAAGACACGGCACGGGCTTACGTCTACCACCACAAACTAACGGCTGAAGACCTCGCCCTAATTGAGACATCTTTCACGGGCAAAGCATCGCTCCCTGCGGCAATATCGAGCGCATCATCCCAAAAACAAATACCGAATACTGATGATGACGATACTGGCTACGCTCCTGATTCAACTGTTGGTGGCAATCCTGATTCTGCTGGCGATTATGATTCTGTTGCAGCTCTCGACGATGTAAACCACATCAGGCGCACCTATTTCTCACAAGCCAATGACGCTGAGTGGTCGCAAATCTTGAACGATGCCATCTCAGAATTTGAATCGCTGTCACCGCTGGAGCGGGAGCCATACGATAACCCTGCTGGAATCTGGGCATTGCATCAGCGCGTATCCTACCGCAAGCAGCAACAGGTACAGACGCAGCGAGCTAGCTCAAAACAACAGCAGCGTCAGAAGAAAAAGCCCGAAATGTACAACACATCTAAATTCACTAATACCGCTCTGACTACTAGAGGTATGTTGAAACAGTCGTGGGTAGATAGCTTAACACCGCAGCAGTACGAGAAGCAGGCAGACCGCATTTACCACTGGTACGCGAAGGGTATGGTGGACAGGAATGCTTAGTACGGAGTCTTGAGTCTAGAACCCTTGCACAAATTTATGAGTTGCTATGAAACGAGGCATTAATTCACAAGGACTGCCGCACCACAAGCGGGTAGAGCGGCACGAGAACTATAACAAGCCCACTGCTGAGGTACTGGCAGCAGCAGACAAGGCAATCCTAATCCAAAAGCTCAAGGATTCCTTGAAGAATGGCTCCACGGTTCCAATGAGCGTCATTGCTGCCCTGAATGACCAAGACTACAAGGAACTATCAGGGCTGGTGGATGCATTGATTGCTAGAAATTTAATTGAATTCGGGAAGTGAGAGATGACGAGCAACGCATTCAAGACCAACGAGTCTTTTAGAGTAGTGGGAGCGATGACCAGGGTGGCGCTGACCTCGGCTCAAACGATTACACTACCATCAACCGCTACTGGCATATTGATTAGCTTCGAGGGACAACCATGCCGTGTCACGCTAGACGGTAGCACCCCATCAGGCACTAACGGATTTCTGCTGCCAGTTAACACTTTGTACCGTTTTGACATGCACCAAGGTGGTGTGGTGAGGGTGCTGGAAAGTGCCGCTTCTGCCTTCGCGAATTATCAGTTCATCGTGACGTTGGGTTGAGAGAAAATAGAGATATCAACTATAGGAGTAAAACAATGGCTAAAAGTTCTAGCAACGGCGACACACCCAAGCGACATGAGTTGCAATTCCCAGATTTCAAGCGTGACCCAAAAACGAATTGGAGTTGGGCTAATAGTAACGGTACTTCTAACCTTAACCTCAAATTTGAGAGCGATACAGGCAACTCTAAACCACAGGAAAATAAGCCGAAGATACATTTTTAAATCTCTTCCAAGTCTTCCATTCGAGCGCCAGGGGGTAGCTGATTCACAATGAAGCCAGTACCCTTAATTCTGTATCTCTTGACTGTCATTGCTGGTGGTGTAGTGGGGTCTACAAACACATCTCCCTTTTCTGGAAACTGCTGTAGCTGGTGCGCTCGGATTTGAATTTCTGACATGATATTTTGCTAGAATAGGAGTAGCTTCCACCTATATTTTAATCTTTATAGTTATCTCTTTTTAGTAGCGTCACCTCAATACGTCCTTATAACACTAGTCCTCTTGCAGCCAAAACCAAGAGGATTTTTATTTGGTATTAGCTAATAGGAAATAATGCTGTATGCAGGCACTAAAACTAAATATGTAGAATAATTTTTTGGCTAGTTTAAATACTTACACATACCATTCAACTTTCTTCGTTAATACTTCATCCATGTAACTGCTGAAGGCTGAACGAGGAACGCAGTAAAGCCGGAAGCAATACTCGTACAATACTGAGTTGTGTAAAAAAGCTTTGATGGTCGTGATTATCAATGATTTATATCTTTGATTTTGATTTCAGCTTGATTATCTCGAATCCACTCCAGCTTTACGCTTCGTCCCCTACCCCTCCGCCCCTTGGTGTGGGGCTGCGGGTATCTCTGATTGACTCCGCTTGCTGTTCGTGGATTCTTGCTTATGGAGCAGGTTACTTCACGTCCAAACCTACCCACATGGTACAGGTCAATTGTGAGGATTTTGTGAGGATTTTGTGAACTAGTGAATAATTTTTTAGCCTTATCGAATAGCTCCCTGACACAACTCTCCTCGATAGCCTTGGCATATGCATCAGGTACGTGGTCTGGCTTAGCGTGTCTCACAGCTATCTGTATTGTGTCATTCGCATTCATCGATTAACCTCCTATCGCAAAGGTCATTGGATAAGTAATGGTGTAGCTTCTGGTACAGCTCATCAGATAGATACACCTGCCAGCATTTATCACAGCTAGTATAGTCTGCGTGGTCTAGGTCATCGAGCAATTGAAACCAGTTTTCCTCTTCCATATGTACCCCCAAAATATATTTGTGCTATGCCTCGGCGTACGGGACTCCTAGCTAAGCCAAGAGTCCCAACACACTATGTTAGTAACCTTCGTTATCCAAGTAGAATTGGAGAGCGTCAGTGATTAGCTCAGCTTTCGTAAATCCTACCTCGACTCTACATTTCTCAGCGCGAGATGCAAGTTCAGACTTGACTGTCACATCATACCTAACACCATCATCTCTGCGTTTAGCAACATCAGGTAATTCTTTCTTTACCTTCTCGACAAGATTACGAACACTAGCAGGTAGTTTCACTTTGTTATCCTCAATGAACTTGACAACAGTACCAGGATTATCTCTTTCAATCTGTGCTAGCTGCTGTGCTGCTGCTGCTGTCTTGTAATCAATACCTAGCTCATCATAAGTAGGCACATCATGTTTTACCACTTCCTCGTTGGTAGAAGTTTCTTGTTCAGGTCTACCACCATGATTCTTAGGCATATCCAACAGATGCTCACCAAACTTAAGCTGAGCTAGTGACCGTATCTTCTCTGCTTCATGCACAATCTCATCAGTCAGGTGTAGTTGACGTTTGAAATCAATGACTGCATTTGCTATCGACTCAGCTTCGAGTGCTTCATCTATGCTTAGAGCATCAGAGATTAAGGTACGTGCGTAATCAAGCTTGGCAATAGCAGAGTTAAGAGTTTGTATTTCCCCACCAGTATAGTCTTTGACTATTCTTTGAGTAGGTACAATCTCAAGCCTTGTTTGTAGTACATCAGCACTAATAGGTACACCATCAGGTATAATCTCTACCTCTACATGTTTAGAAGTCTTTGACATCTGCCTTCAGTCCTTTATTGGTAAGCTTGTACACACTATGTTTCCCATCCTTACGCAAGAACTCAGTAAATCCTTTACCGCATAGTGTTGAACTGAAATATGAGGCAGCTTGGAAGCGTCTTGGTAGGTGAGGATTTCTTTCTCTCATGAAGCGAGTGATTTCTACTGGATTGAACTCACTTAATCCAGTGGACTTCACATACTCACGGATGGCTATGAATATCATGGCGCTCACTGGTGCTAGATGTTCTGGGTCTCCTACACCATCTGAGTTTAGAAACCTACCATTCTCATCTAGCATGAACTTGACTTTATTGTTGACTGCTGGCTCTAGCTTAGGTGGCTCGTGAATCATCAACTCTGCTACTTGATAAGCTCGTAGTTCTTCGACTGTTCCTTCTAACGTTTGGTTATGTACTTTCATTGTGTCTCTCCTATTGCTGGTTGTAGTTGCGTATGTAGTTTTGGATTGCAAAGCGCACGACTTGAGTAAGCGGTCTTTCTTCTCTCTCAGCAATGCTCTCTAAGTCTTTGAGCATGTCTTCGCTGAGATAGATAGACTTAACTTTGTATTTCATACACAACCTCTGCTGTGGTCGCGGTCATTGATTAATCTTTATTCGACCGCTCTAGCGCGTGTGTTTGTGTAGCTTGATGAAGTTAGGGACGTAGCCGGAAGGGATTCGCGAATCGTGTATCGGCGTGAAAGTAGAGCTGTAGCCGGGATATTTCCACAATCCATCGGGGTATTGCTCCAGCCTCTCGGTACGCATAGAGGTGGCAGGTTTGGGGTCGCGGTCATTGGTTAATCTATGTGCGACCGCTCTATCGGTTCTCCAAGCATAGCCCTGCTGCTCGTCTACAAGGGCTGTGGTGGCTCTCTGGATAAGCTCGACAGGTTTATCCTTGCGAGGTGTAACATTGCCGCTGTTGCCCCTGCCACAGTCGCGACCGCTTCTAAGATAATCATGTTTGACGCGACCGCAGCCACAAGATTTGCTAACGCCTCTGGTGAGCGACTGAGATTTGACGGGTTTGACCGTGCCGCAATCACAGCGACACATCCATACCGCTTGTCTCATATTGGTTTGCCGCGTACCATCGTAAAATTGCAACACCATCCACCTTCCGAATCGCTGTCCGGTTAAGTCTCGCACCTTACGAGGCATTGCACTCACACTGGAGCGGTTGCCATGATGTGTATCATTGACCGCTACCGCAGCTTGCGGGTGGGTCTTTTCTTGTCCTTCCAGAGGAATTGCTTGTTCGGGTTCCATTCGACGTTGAGCTGTGGCGTATAGAGTTGGATTAATGTTGCTTCTAGAATCTTGGCATTCTCGTCTATGGATTCAAAAGATGCAGCATTCTTCAGGGTTAACCAGGATACGCATTCGGCTCCTTTATCACGGAGCTGATTGAGTTTGTGGGGATTCTTGTTGTTCCAGCGGTAATGCATATCGCTGGTTAAGCCAACGTATAAAACCTCATCGTCTTTTCTCCACAGGTATAAGGTAGAGGAGCGCGGCAAATCCTCCAGCTCGTCAATAGATACGCTGGGCAAGACATCAGGCAGCAATGCCAGTAGGTCTTTGAGGAGCGCGGCGGTGTTAACTAGCATTGTCTTTGACGTGCCGTAGCAGGTCGTTAGGTGTTGCGTCAGGGAATGCATTGAAGAAGGCATCCATAACCGCGCCTGAAGGAATAACCTTCGGGTCATTGACCAGTCGGTAAATCGTATTCTGTGGTAGACGTGTCAGTTTATGAACCTGATAAGCCGTCAGCCCAGGTCTGGACTCTATAAATTCTTTCAGGGTGTTTAACATCGGCATAATCGGCTGTCTACCTATATTCCCAATATACTACATCAGTGTGTAGCATACTATTAGCTAAGGATTGTTACAACCTATAGCTGTACCCCACACCGTTGTATAATATATAGATTAAGAGGACAGGGAAGAGATAAACACTCTGCCTCACAGGAATTGAATGTTTGCTGTATTTCTATTCGTCGTAGTCTTCAGCTTTTATTGCTGGCTGTTCTATCCCACTGAAAAGAGACATCCCAAGGGTTGGGACGTGGTAGAGCCAGACACGAGCTGGATTGGTTGGTGTTGCACGCTACCAGCCGTAAATGAATTGATGAAACGCAACATACGGCAGCTTAAAAAATTGGCTAGCAAGAAACACATCCACGGCTACGGCAACATGACCAAATCACAATTAATCGAAGTATTAGCAGCTTAAGGAGGCGTATGGACAACAAGTTTAAGCTCAACCCAAAAATCCAAGCTGCATTTATCGCAGCCTACGGATTCAACCAAGAACAAAAAATCTGGCTCAAGCACTACACCGATGCAGCAATCGCCCACGATGCAAAACTCTTTATGCGCCTGGGAGATGAGTCGATACAACGCTGGGGAATGTTGAGATGTATCGAGTTGCACAATGCTGCTGCCTACCTGCTAAGTCAGGAAGACCTTGCTTGGGGTACTGCTGTTATGGATGTAGCCACCGAACTCAACAAACTAGCAAAAGAATGAAAACTGTTGATTTGACGCAGGGGCAGATGGCTATTGTTGACGATGAGGTTTTTGAAGCAGTCAATCGCTGGAAGTGGCACTATAACAAAGGCTATGCCGTGAGCGATATAAGCTATGTGGACTACGGTGGTAAAAGAGGGATTCACAAAATCTGTATGCACCGCTGGGTATTAGAGAGTTTCTACAATATCCGCATTGGAGGCTTGCAGGTTGACCACATCAACGGCGTTAAAACTGACAACCGATTAGTCAATCTTAGAGTTGCTACCAGTCAACAAAACCGCTTCAACACGAATCAGCCAAGGAATAATACCAGCGGATTTAAAGGAGTAAGTTTCGATAAAGCTGTGGGTAAGTACGGAGCCTGGATTAAGCACGACGGCAGAAAGCACTTTTTAGGTTACTACCGTGTTGTTGAAGAAGCAGCCCTAGCCTACAATCAAGCAGCTTTGAAGTATCACGGCGAATACGCCAGGTTAAATGAAGTTTAATCACAAATTCTTGAGTAGGAGCGTACTTAAAACGCATACTCAAAGCTCAGCAGGTATTGGCAATTAACTCTTGAAATCCTTGTGTTGCTTGTGACAGTCGAAACCCCAAAGTGGCGCGCTACCAAGCTGCGCTACGCCCCGTTTCACAGCTTAGATATCATAGCATAAGAAATTGCGATCGCGCTATTTAAAAAACAAACAGCATTTGAGCCGCTCGGATGAGATCGGGAACTGCATCCGCTACCCAACTCACCTCAACTCGCCTACCTGTATTTAGAATCAGTCGCAAGCTATAAGCGTGGGGATAGCCTTCTATTTCCATCCAGAGGAAATTACTTTCGGCCTCACAGGCGATCGCTTCCTCATCCATCAATTCGCGCTCCATTTGGCTCATAGTCGTTGATAGCTGTACTGACAATCGGCAAAAATCTTGTAATTCTGCCTGCGTCAGTTCGATCGCCCAGTCCTCAGCACCTACTAAACCTTTAAATTCCCTTGCCTCTGGATCGAATCCAATTCGCCAACCTGCGCCACTCTTAACTATGCGCATAAAGTTTTACATCGTCATATCACCACCAGCGTAGTTGTAAATAGCTGCGTTCTGGTTGACTAGTTTCTTCTTCCGTGAGCCATTCTACGGGTTTGTAAGTGCCAAACACCCGATCCCACCAATCTACAGCTAAACCAAAATTGTGATGCCACATACCGTATTTGTGATGGACATAATGCACAGGCATTTGCATCCAAAAGCACTTGGTTGGATTTTCGTGCTGTAACTGGTGGGCATAAGCAGAAAAAGCAGCATAAGCTAAACTGCCTAGAA from Chroococcidiopsis sp. SAG 2025 harbors:
- a CDS encoding ribbon-helix-helix domain-containing protein — encoded protein: MKYKVKSIYLSEDMLKDLESIAEREERPLTQVVRFAIQNYIRNYNQQ
- a CDS encoding sterol desaturase family protein; the protein is MLDLTKLAVGGVCFVLAFILASLVEYWLHRLMHVSPRIGERHRDHHRRNEGQGVVWEFRDYVQGSCIAMFAMFFVSLEAGIGWFLGSLAYAAFSAYAHQLQHENPTKCFWMQMPVHYVHHKYGMWHHNFGLAVDWWDRVFGTYKPVEWLTEEETSQPERSYLQLRWW
- a CDS encoding DUF1818 family protein gives rise to the protein MRIVKSGAGWRIGFDPEAREFKGLVGAEDWAIELTQAELQDFCRLSVQLSTTMSQMERELMDEEAIACEAESNFLWMEIEGYPHAYSLRLILNTGRRVEVSWVADAVPDLIRAAQMLFVF
- a CDS encoding HNH endonuclease; translated protein: MKTVDLTQGQMAIVDDEVFEAVNRWKWHYNKGYAVSDISYVDYGGKRGIHKICMHRWVLESFYNIRIGGLQVDHINGVKTDNRLVNLRVATSQQNRFNTNQPRNNTSGFKGVSFDKAVGKYGAWIKHDGRKHFLGYYRVVEEAALAYNQAALKYHGEYARLNEV